Part of the Penicillium digitatum chromosome 4, complete sequence genome is shown below.
AGATTAACGACGGTCAGTTTTGTATCCAGGTTCAACCTCCATCTTTCTGTATGACTTCGCATAGATCGGGGCCAAGGAGCGGGAGGACCGGCATTCAACATCAGCCCACACCATCCAACGTCGATTTATCAAAATCCTTAGTTATCTCACTATCCTATTTTATGAGATCAGACTAGTTTCCACCCAAAGATCCGATGAGAACTTACTCAAATGATAGTCCGAATCATTGCATCAAACGGCATTCGGGGACCGGTCCCGCCCCGGGCCGCTTCCCCATGGATGGGCCAGCGGGGATAAGAGTGCGTTCGGGAAGTTTCAATACCCCAGTGAACGACCATGGTATGCGAAGGCCTATAACAGCTAAAGGTTAGATTCGTAGGTTTGAACTATTGGTGCCTGACCGCACATAGGTCGCACGCCTGTGAGATGGATAGTTGAGTCAGTGACCcccagcgaatcctcaccATGGTATAATACTGTTTTGTTAAGTTTTAATTTTATGTTTGTGACCATGGGCCATTAGAAGATGCATTGCTAGAAGGGTGACTGCACCCTTCATGAGTCCAACATAATATACAGCCCAGAGGTATAATCAAATTTACTTTGCAATGTAAATATCCCCTTTCGTTACATGGTATTGCCATCTTTGGAATCCTTCCAAGCACTGTCAAACTCTTTCCAGCCCCCCGGCGGCGCGTCCCACATGGCCAGATCACGAACCACTATCTCATAGCATCCATTGCTAGGCATATTTCCCTGACAGACATTTCCTCCAACAGCGATGTTGATTAGGATTCTAAACTCGCTCATCTTTCTCGTGCCAGGCGGTTTCTCGGCCCTCATGATGGGCGTGCCATCAATCAACCAGATCAAGCGCCCCCTGCCCGTTGTTTCGTCCTCTTTCCAGATGAAATCGTACCTCACCCCCGCCGGCGAGCTAATGTTGGGGATAGGGGTTTCGAGAACGCGATGCTTATTCCAGTCCTCGCCGTTGAAGTGGCCCCAATGGAGACAAGTGTGGTTGAAAGCATCGCCGTTCCACGCTTCCATTATGTCGACTTCGCCATCCTCGGGCCACTTAAAGGGGTCTTTAGGCAGCAGCCAAAAGGCTGGCCAGATACCTCGGGCCACCGGTGCCGTAATTCTGGCCGACAGACAGCCCTGTGGTCGGCCGAGGGTCTGGAGGCTTGATAGTCTGGCGCTGGTAAACTTCTGGGTAGGGTCGGGATGCTCGTGGTTAATAAGAGCGCGCACGACCACCGCATCGCCCTGGGTTGAATGGAATGAGTTTTGCGGGCTGTCGATGTAATTCTGCGACTCATTGTTACCCCATCC
Proteins encoded:
- a CDS encoding Concanavalin A-like lectin/glucanase, coding for MPIRQALQGIIDKADKAWDEIIHHAPQPLPSYNNPPPPIPTSSKPAYQEHSQPQIYWRPNLHPQVPVSSNFDHEQGQHGWGNNESQNYIDSPQNSFHSTQGDAVVVRALINHEHPDPTQKFTSARLSSLQTLGRPQGCLSARITAPVARGIWPAFWLLPKDPFKWPEDGEVDIMEAWNGDAFNHTCLHWGHFNGEDWNKHRVLETPIPNISSPAGVRYDFIWKEDETTGRGRLIWLIDGTPIMRAEKPPGTRKMSEFRILINIAVGGNVCQGNMPSNGCYEIVVRDLAMWDAPPGGWKEFDSAWKDSKDGNTM